A portion of the Bacillus sp. es.034 genome contains these proteins:
- a CDS encoding DUF2627 domain-containing protein — MVRLIALIIMLVPGAFAALGIKLMRDMLFGILQPPIPYLWLQFIIGLVFFVCGLGFIAGFVLHRDRKRNKVQSRFNKKG, encoded by the coding sequence ATGGTCCGTCTTATTGCACTTATAATCATGTTGGTCCCCGGAGCATTCGCAGCTCTCGGGATTAAGTTGATGAGAGATATGTTATTCGGGATCCTGCAGCCCCCGATCCCTTATCTTTGGCTTCAATTCATAATCGGGTTAGTCTTTTTTGTTTGCGGTTTGGGCTTCATTGCAGGTTTCGTCCTGCATCGTGATCGAAAACGCAATAAAGTTCAGTCCCGATTCAACAAGAAAGGCTAG